A DNA window from Pseudomonas wuhanensis contains the following coding sequences:
- a CDS encoding LysR family transcriptional regulator, which produces MKARSDELQIFVCVIECGSISAAAEQVGQTPSAVSRTLSRLEAKLDTTLINRTTRRMDLTEEGKYFFEHAKLILDQMDELEERLSSRQQTPSGRLRINAASPFMLHAIVPYIDEFRRLYPDIQLELNSNDLIIDLLEQSTDIAIRIGTLADSTLHARSLGCSPLHIVASPAYLEQHGIPAAVADLAEHTLLGFTQNEGLNQWPLRYVHGDRWPIQASISASSGETIRHLALAGQGIACLSHFMTIDDIRAGRLQVLLAEFNSGYRQPINAVYYRNSQLALRIQCFLDFIQGKLAAYAIADFKG; this is translated from the coding sequence GTGAAAGCCAGATCCGATGAGTTGCAGATTTTCGTCTGCGTGATTGAATGCGGGTCGATTTCGGCTGCGGCCGAACAGGTCGGGCAAACGCCGTCGGCGGTCAGCCGCACGTTGTCGCGACTGGAGGCCAAGCTCGACACCACGCTGATCAACCGCACCACGCGGCGCATGGACCTGACCGAAGAGGGCAAATACTTCTTCGAGCACGCCAAGCTGATTCTCGATCAGATGGACGAGCTCGAAGAACGCTTGTCCTCACGCCAGCAAACCCCCTCCGGGCGGCTGCGAATAAACGCCGCCTCGCCGTTCATGTTGCACGCCATCGTGCCGTACATTGACGAGTTCCGCCGTCTCTACCCGGACATCCAGCTCGAACTCAACAGCAACGACCTGATCATCGACCTGCTTGAGCAAAGCACTGACATCGCCATCCGCATTGGCACACTGGCCGACTCGACCTTGCACGCCCGCTCACTGGGTTGCAGCCCGCTGCACATCGTCGCCAGCCCGGCGTATCTGGAGCAACACGGCATACCGGCGGCCGTTGCCGATCTGGCCGAACATACGCTGCTGGGTTTCACCCAGAACGAAGGCCTCAACCAATGGCCGTTGCGCTATGTCCACGGTGATCGCTGGCCGATCCAGGCGTCGATCAGCGCGTCCAGTGGCGAGACGATCAGGCACCTGGCGCTGGCAGGGCAGGGCATCGCCTGTCTGTCGCACTTCATGACCATCGACGACATCCGCGCCGGTCGCTTGCAGGTGCTGCTGGCGGAGTTCAACAGCGGATACCGCCAACCGATTAACGCGGTGTACTACCGTAACTCGCAACTTGCCCTACGGATTCAGTGCTTCCTGGACTTCATCCAGGGCAAATTGGCGGCTTATGCGATTGCGGATTTCAAGGGGTGA
- a CDS encoding NAD(P)H-dependent oxidoreductase, with amino-acid sequence MKKVLLLNGGKKFAHSNGRYNTTLHEAALSVLDRGGVDVKATFIDEGYDIAEEVAKFLWADVIIYQMPGWWMGAPWTVKKYVDEVFTEGHGSLYASDGRTRSDASQKYGSGGLLHGKKYMLSLTWNAPQQAFDDPTDFFEAKGVDAVYFPFHKANTFLGMTGLPTFLCVDVMKRPNIEADVARYEQHLSEVFGLRA; translated from the coding sequence ATGAAAAAGGTCCTGTTGCTCAATGGCGGCAAAAAATTTGCCCACTCCAATGGTCGCTACAACACGACGCTGCACGAAGCCGCGCTGAGCGTGCTGGATCGCGGCGGTGTGGATGTGAAAGCCACGTTCATCGACGAGGGGTATGACATCGCGGAGGAAGTCGCCAAATTCCTCTGGGCCGATGTGATCATTTATCAGATGCCAGGCTGGTGGATGGGCGCGCCCTGGACTGTCAAGAAGTACGTCGATGAAGTCTTCACCGAAGGCCATGGCAGCCTCTACGCCAGCGATGGCCGCACGCGCTCCGATGCGTCGCAAAAATACGGCAGCGGCGGCTTGTTGCACGGAAAAAAATACATGCTGTCGCTGACCTGGAATGCGCCGCAGCAAGCCTTCGACGACCCGACCGACTTCTTTGAAGCCAAGGGCGTGGACGCGGTGTACTTCCCGTTCCACAAGGCCAACACCTTCCTGGGCATGACCGGTTTGCCGACCTTCCTGTGCGTGGATGTGATGAAGCGCCCGAACATCGAAGCCGATGTGGCGCGTTATGAGCAGCACTTGAGCGAGGTGTTTGGCCTTAGGGCATAA
- a CDS encoding putative quinol monooxygenase, translating into MSEVQGFILHAKTRPEKAEAFEAFFRGYVEPSRAEPGCIEYHMLRDKQDPTLFIFYEIWQSQAHLDVHSNLPHMKQFLDMRMEYLERDFDIRPIEMLSASSASR; encoded by the coding sequence ATGAGCGAAGTTCAAGGCTTCATCCTGCACGCCAAGACCCGCCCGGAAAAAGCCGAGGCCTTCGAAGCGTTCTTCCGTGGCTATGTCGAACCGAGTCGCGCCGAACCCGGTTGCATCGAGTACCACATGCTGCGAGACAAACAGGACCCGACACTATTTATCTTCTACGAGATCTGGCAATCCCAGGCCCATCTGGACGTGCACTCGAACCTGCCGCACATGAAGCAGTTCCTCGACATGCGTATGGAGTATCTGGAGCGGGATTTCGATATCCGCCCGATCGAGATGCTCAGCGCGTCGTCGGCTAGCCGCTGA
- a CDS encoding sulfite exporter TauE/SafE family protein codes for MNTLAAFYQHLGLALSLLVIATFLLAGVIKGVIGLGLPTIAMGLLGLAMAPSQAAALLIIPATLTNVWQLAFGGHLRGLLNRLWPMLLAIFIGTGAGTLWIGMAGGHWVVRGLGAALLIYALSGLFLPTLRVGSRTEHWLGPLCGVLTGIITSATGVFVIPAVPYLQALGLNKDQLVQALGLSFTVSTLALAAGLLWRGALGSGELSASLLALIPAVFGMLLGQWLRQRISAVLFKRVFFIGLGVLGGHLLISG; via the coding sequence ATGAATACACTCGCCGCGTTCTACCAACATCTGGGCTTGGCCCTTTCCTTATTGGTTATCGCCACCTTCCTGCTGGCGGGGGTGATCAAAGGCGTGATCGGTCTCGGACTGCCAACCATCGCCATGGGCTTGCTAGGCCTGGCTATGGCGCCGTCGCAGGCTGCGGCGCTGTTGATCATTCCCGCTACCCTGACCAACGTCTGGCAACTGGCATTCGGCGGTCATTTGCGCGGGCTGTTGAACCGCTTGTGGCCGATGCTCCTGGCGATTTTCATCGGCACGGGCGCCGGTACTTTGTGGATCGGCATGGCCGGTGGACACTGGGTCGTGCGGGGACTTGGGGCGGCGTTGTTGATTTACGCCTTGAGCGGGCTGTTCCTGCCGACCCTGCGCGTCGGCAGTCGCACTGAGCATTGGCTCGGTCCGCTCTGCGGTGTGCTGACGGGCATCATCACCTCGGCCACCGGCGTCTTCGTGATTCCGGCGGTGCCTTATCTGCAAGCCCTGGGCTTGAACAAGGATCAACTGGTGCAGGCGCTGGGCCTATCGTTCACCGTCTCGACCCTCGCGTTGGCCGCCGGGCTGTTATGGCGCGGCGCCCTCGGCAGTGGCGAGTTGAGCGCGTCGCTGCTGGCGCTGATTCCTGCGGTGTTCGGCATGCTGCTGGGGCAATGGCTGCGCCAGCGGATCAGCGCCGTGCTGTTCAAGCGCGTGTTCTTCATCGGCCTCGGCGTGCTCGGCGGCCACTTGCTGATCAGCGGCTAG
- a CDS encoding LysR substrate-binding domain-containing protein has product MHFDLTDLRLYLNILATGNITAGAARSHLSLAAASARIRAMEASLGIEFLERGRRGVSPTPAGRALAQHARVLLQQAERMQQDLAEYAKGVKGQVRLLCNTTAITEYLPELLADFLRDHPNLDIDLQELPSARITHALRQGAADLGIVSDAVETDGLQTRYFRDDPLVLILPRDHPLADTGPLNFSATLHHDYVGLNANSALAVYLEEQALHSGLRMQIRIRADGFDGVMRMVARGAGLAIVPLAAVERWSAETPFKSIALKEPWARRKLLLCARDFTVLPGYAQALLNALTLP; this is encoded by the coding sequence ATGCACTTCGACCTGACCGACCTGCGCCTCTACCTCAACATCCTCGCCACCGGCAACATCACCGCCGGCGCCGCCCGCAGCCATTTATCACTGGCGGCCGCCAGTGCGCGAATCCGTGCCATGGAAGCTTCACTGGGCATCGAATTTCTTGAGCGAGGCCGCCGCGGTGTCAGCCCGACGCCTGCCGGCAGGGCCCTGGCGCAGCACGCTCGAGTCCTTTTGCAACAGGCCGAGCGCATGCAGCAGGACCTGGCCGAATACGCCAAAGGGGTCAAAGGCCAGGTGCGGTTGTTGTGCAACACCACAGCGATCACCGAGTACCTGCCGGAGTTGCTGGCAGACTTTCTGCGCGACCATCCCAACCTCGACATCGACCTGCAAGAGCTGCCCAGCGCGCGCATCACCCATGCCTTGCGCCAAGGTGCAGCGGACCTGGGCATCGTGTCTGACGCCGTGGAGACCGACGGCCTTCAGACTCGCTATTTCCGCGACGACCCGCTGGTACTGATCCTGCCGCGCGATCATCCCTTGGCCGACACCGGACCGTTAAATTTCAGCGCAACCTTGCATCATGATTACGTCGGCCTGAACGCCAACAGCGCCTTGGCCGTGTATCTGGAAGAACAAGCCCTGCACAGCGGCTTACGGATGCAGATCCGCATTCGCGCCGATGGCTTCGATGGCGTGATGCGCATGGTCGCCCGAGGTGCCGGGCTGGCGATCGTGCCCTTGGCGGCGGTCGAACGCTGGTCAGCTGAAACACCGTTCAAAAGCATCGCACTGAAAGAGCCGTGGGCCCGACGCAAACTGTTGCTGTGCGCCCGGGACTTCACCGTACTGCCCGGTTATGCACAGGCCTTGCTGAACGCCTTGACTCTCCCCTGA
- a CDS encoding NAD(P)H-dependent oxidoreductase yields MSKRILVILGHPSSNSFCGALAERYAQSALRAGYEVRQLFLGKMDFDPVLREGYQHVQPLEADLRRAQADILWAEHLALVYPIWWGGVPALLKGFLDRVLLPGFAFKYREGKAFPDKLLHGRSAHLLVTMDTPPWYYRWIYRMPGLHQMRKTTLAFCGIEPQRTLTFGPVLGSSAGQRETWLLQAQAIASR; encoded by the coding sequence ATGAGCAAGCGAATTCTGGTGATCCTCGGTCATCCTTCAAGCAACAGTTTCTGCGGCGCACTTGCCGAACGCTACGCACAATCGGCATTGCGTGCCGGGTATGAGGTGCGCCAGTTGTTTCTAGGGAAAATGGACTTCGACCCGGTGCTGCGCGAAGGCTATCAACATGTGCAGCCGCTGGAAGCCGACTTGCGCCGTGCTCAGGCGGACATTCTGTGGGCCGAACACCTGGCCCTGGTCTACCCGATCTGGTGGGGCGGCGTACCGGCCTTGCTCAAGGGTTTTCTTGATCGGGTGTTGCTTCCGGGCTTCGCCTTCAAGTATCGCGAAGGCAAAGCCTTTCCCGACAAATTGCTGCATGGCCGCAGCGCGCATCTGCTCGTGACCATGGACACGCCACCCTGGTACTACCGCTGGATCTACCGCATGCCCGGGCTGCATCAGATGCGCAAAACCACCCTGGCGTTTTGCGGCATCGAACCTCAGCGCACGCTCACCTTCGGGCCAGTCTTGGGGTCCAGCGCCGGTCAGCGCGAAACCTGGCTGCTGCAAGCCCAGGCTATCGCCAGCCGATGA
- a CDS encoding MerR family transcriptional regulator → MYIGQAAHRSGTTIKSIRHYESIGLLPAARRQGKYRVYDQHSVDLLIFIKCAQHLGFRLKELQAIFTGHQGLAMPWSLAQQAIDAKKCEISDRITALRHQHEQLVEFEASLTQARADCPLESL, encoded by the coding sequence ATGTACATCGGCCAAGCCGCGCATCGCTCGGGCACGACGATCAAGAGTATTCGCCATTACGAGTCGATCGGCTTGCTGCCTGCCGCTCGGCGGCAAGGAAAATACCGCGTCTATGATCAGCACAGCGTCGACCTGCTGATCTTCATCAAGTGCGCTCAACACTTAGGTTTCAGGCTCAAGGAGTTGCAGGCGATCTTTACCGGACATCAAGGCCTGGCGATGCCCTGGTCATTGGCGCAGCAAGCCATCGATGCCAAGAAATGCGAAATCAGCGACAGGATTACCGCACTCAGGCATCAACACGAGCAATTGGTCGAGTTTGAAGCCAGCCTCACACAGGCCAGAGCCGATTGCCCGTTGGAAAGTCTTTGA
- a CDS encoding cupin domain-containing protein — MTAPITVLRDTHPLPVLDACKWEKLEGDPHTVNLNAYTSEDGSKIMGTWICTPGKWYVEYVKWEYCHFQEGYCIITPEGMEPIHLRAGDIFVIEPGMKGTWEVVETVRKYFVFA; from the coding sequence ATGACCGCACCGATTACCGTTCTTCGCGACACTCACCCGCTGCCCGTGCTCGACGCCTGCAAATGGGAAAAACTCGAAGGCGACCCGCACACCGTCAACCTCAACGCGTACACCAGCGAAGATGGCAGCAAGATCATGGGCACGTGGATCTGCACGCCGGGCAAGTGGTACGTGGAATACGTGAAGTGGGAATACTGCCACTTCCAGGAAGGCTACTGCATCATCACGCCGGAAGGCATGGAGCCTATCCATCTGCGCGCCGGTGACATTTTCGTCATCGAGCCAGGCATGAAAGGCACGTGGGAAGTGGTTGAGACCGTGCGCAAGTATTTCGTGTTTGCCTGA
- the mmsB gene encoding 3-hydroxyisobutyrate dehydrogenase has product MKIAFIGLGNMGAPMARNLIKAGHSLRLVDLNKAVLAELEQLGGSISASAREAAQDAELVITMLPAAVHVRSVWLGEDGVLAGIAKGVPAVDCSTIDPQTARDVAAAAAKQGVAMADAPVSGGTGGAAAGTLTFMVGATPELFATLQPVLAQMGRNIVHCGEVGTGQIAKICNNLLLAISMVGVSEAMALGDALGIDTTVLAGIINSSTGRCWSSEMYNPWPGIVETAPASRGYTGGFGAELMLKDLGLATEAARQAHQPVMLGAVAQQLYQAMSQRGEGGKDFSAIINSYRKPQ; this is encoded by the coding sequence ATGAAAATCGCTTTTATCGGTCTCGGCAACATGGGCGCGCCGATGGCGCGCAACCTGATCAAGGCCGGCCATTCACTGCGCCTGGTCGACCTGAACAAAGCTGTGCTGGCAGAGCTCGAACAATTGGGCGGCAGCATCAGCGCTTCGGCACGTGAAGCGGCTCAAGATGCAGAGTTGGTGATTACCATGCTGCCAGCCGCTGTGCATGTGCGCAGCGTCTGGCTGGGCGAAGATGGTGTGTTGGCGGGAATCGCCAAGGGCGTGCCCGCAGTGGATTGCAGCACCATCGATCCGCAGACGGCGCGCGACGTTGCCGCAGCGGCTGCCAAGCAAGGCGTGGCCATGGCCGATGCCCCGGTTTCTGGCGGCACCGGCGGTGCCGCGGCCGGGACGCTGACTTTCATGGTCGGCGCCACGCCTGAACTGTTCGCGACCCTGCAACCAGTGCTGGCGCAGATGGGCCGTAACATCGTTCACTGTGGCGAAGTCGGCACCGGGCAAATCGCCAAAATCTGCAATAACCTGCTGCTGGCGATTTCCATGGTCGGCGTCAGCGAAGCCATGGCCTTGGGCGATGCGCTGGGGATCGACACGACGGTGCTGGCAGGGATCATCAACAGTTCCACCGGGCGTTGCTGGAGTTCGGAGATGTACAACCCGTGGCCGGGTATCGTCGAAACGGCGCCGGCCTCGCGCGGGTACACCGGCGGTTTCGGTGCCGAACTGATGCTCAAGGACCTGGGGCTGGCCACTGAGGCGGCACGTCAGGCGCACCAACCGGTGATGCTCGGCGCGGTGGCGCAGCAGTTGTATCAGGCGATGAGCCAGCGTGGGGAGGGTGGCAAGGACTTCTCGGCGATTATCAACAGCTATCGCAAGCCCCAATAA
- a CDS encoding CoA-acylating methylmalonate-semialdehyde dehydrogenase: MNASQETTVQKVKLLIDGEWVESQTTEWHDIVNPATQQVLAKVPFATAAEVDAAISAAHRAFQTWKLTPIGARMRIMLKLQALIREHSKRIAVVLSNEQGKTIADAEGDIFRGLEVVEHACSIGSLQMGEFAENVAGGVDTYTLRQPIGVCAGITPFNFPAMIPLWMFPMAIACGNTFVLKPSEQDPMSTMLLVELAIEAGIPPGVLNVVHGGKDVVDALCTHKDIKAVSFVGSTAVGTHVYDLAGKHGKRVQSMMGAKNHAVVLPDANREQALNALVGAGFGAAGQRCMATSVVVLVGAAKQWLPDLKALAQKLKVNAGSEPGTDVGPVISKRAKARILELIESGIKEGAKLELDGRDISVPGYEQGNFVGPTLFSGVTPEMQIYTQEIFGPVLVVLEVNTLDEAIALVNANPFGNGTGLFTQSGAAARKFQSEIDVGQVGINIPIPVPVPFFSFTGSRGSKLGDLGPYGKQVVQFYTQTKTVTARWFDDDSVNDGVNTTIHLR; encoded by the coding sequence ATGAACGCATCGCAAGAAACCACCGTACAGAAGGTCAAGCTGTTGATCGATGGCGAGTGGGTCGAATCGCAAACCACCGAATGGCACGACATCGTTAACCCGGCGACCCAACAAGTGTTGGCTAAAGTCCCATTCGCTACAGCCGCCGAAGTCGATGCCGCCATCAGTGCCGCCCATCGCGCCTTCCAGACCTGGAAGCTGACGCCGATCGGCGCGCGGATGCGCATTATGCTCAAGCTTCAGGCGTTGATTCGCGAACACTCCAAGCGTATTGCCGTGGTGCTCAGCAACGAGCAAGGCAAAACCATCGCTGACGCTGAAGGCGATATCTTCCGCGGCCTGGAAGTGGTCGAACACGCCTGCTCCATTGGTAGCCTGCAAATGGGCGAGTTTGCCGAGAACGTCGCTGGCGGTGTCGACACCTACACCCTGCGTCAGCCGATTGGTGTCTGTGCCGGCATTACCCCGTTCAATTTCCCGGCGATGATTCCGCTGTGGATGTTCCCGATGGCCATCGCCTGCGGCAACACCTTCGTGCTCAAGCCGTCCGAGCAGGATCCGATGTCGACCATGCTGTTGGTGGAACTGGCCATCGAAGCCGGGATTCCGCCGGGCGTACTCAATGTCGTTCATGGCGGCAAGGATGTGGTGGATGCGCTTTGCACCCACAAGGACATCAAGGCTGTTTCGTTCGTCGGTTCGACTGCGGTCGGCACGCACGTCTATGACCTGGCCGGTAAACACGGCAAGCGCGTGCAATCGATGATGGGCGCCAAGAACCATGCGGTTGTGCTGCCCGATGCCAATCGTGAGCAAGCCCTCAATGCCCTGGTCGGCGCCGGTTTCGGTGCGGCCGGGCAACGCTGCATGGCCACCTCGGTGGTGGTGCTGGTGGGCGCGGCCAAGCAATGGCTGCCAGACCTGAAAGCGCTGGCGCAGAAACTCAAGGTCAATGCTGGCAGCGAGCCGGGCACCGATGTGGGGCCGGTGATTTCCAAGCGAGCCAAGGCGCGGATTCTTGAGCTGATCGAAAGCGGTATCAAGGAAGGCGCCAAGCTCGAACTGGACGGTCGCGACATCAGCGTTCCGGGTTACGAGCAGGGCAACTTTGTAGGCCCGACTCTGTTCTCCGGCGTAACCCCTGAGATGCAGATTTATACCCAGGAAATCTTCGGCCCGGTGCTGGTGGTGCTGGAAGTCAACACGCTCGATGAGGCCATCGCCCTGGTCAACGCCAACCCGTTCGGTAACGGCACGGGTTTGTTCACCCAGAGCGGTGCGGCGGCGCGTAAATTCCAGTCGGAAATCGACGTTGGCCAGGTCGGCATCAACATCCCGATCCCGGTGCCGGTACCGTTCTTCAGTTTCACCGGTTCCCGTGGTTCGAAGCTCGGCGACCTCGGTCCGTATGGCAAGCAAGTGGTGCAGTTCTACACTCAAACCAAGACCGTCACTGCGCGCTGGTTCGACGACGACAGCGTCAACGACGGTGTGAACACCACCATCCACTTGCGTTAA